In the genome of Telluria beijingensis, one region contains:
- a CDS encoding methyl-accepting chemotaxis protein, whose product MKTRNLTIGARLAIGYGAVFLLMIALVALAVSRVGQIESVLNHINDVNSVKQRHAINFRGSVHDRAIALRDVVLASDAAGAAAPIALIHTLDDNYARSAGPLDALFNERKDILPEEKDALAAIKAQESRTKPLIARVVELHAAGNIVEANALLSQEAAPAFSAWLASINRLIDLQEQLNNEAAANARRMANGFFGWMGLLCAGAIAAGSLAAWYISRGLLRQLGGQPDYAASIVTAIASGDLGVEIVTRPGDRASLLYAMQGMRDSLVRIVAQVRNGTLAIGSVSTEIADGNRDLASRTERQNDTLQATAASVEQLTGTVRQNADNARQANVLAESASEVALRGGKVVAEVVHTMASINESSKKIVDIIGVIDGIAFQTNILALNAAVEAARAGEQGRGFAVVATEVRNLAQRSAAAAKEIKVLIGSSVERVDAGARLVDQAGATMDEIVSGVKRVTDIMAEISHATEEQNAGIEQVNGAIGQIDDATRQNAELVQQASQAAASLEEEAERLAQLVSIFRLDGAASTPALARTQAKPRPVLAA is encoded by the coding sequence ATGAAAACCAGGAATCTCACCATCGGCGCCCGGCTGGCTATCGGCTACGGCGCCGTTTTTTTGCTCATGATCGCCTTGGTCGCGCTGGCCGTCAGCCGCGTGGGCCAGATTGAAAGCGTTCTCAATCATATCAACGACGTCAACAGCGTCAAGCAGCGCCACGCCATCAATTTCCGCGGCAGCGTGCACGACCGCGCGATCGCCCTGCGCGACGTGGTGCTGGCGTCCGATGCCGCCGGCGCTGCCGCGCCGATCGCCCTGATCCACACACTGGACGACAATTACGCCCGCTCGGCCGGCCCGCTCGATGCGCTGTTTAATGAACGCAAGGACATCCTGCCCGAAGAGAAGGACGCACTGGCCGCGATCAAGGCCCAGGAAAGCCGGACCAAGCCCCTGATCGCGCGCGTGGTCGAGTTGCATGCCGCTGGCAATATCGTGGAGGCGAACGCGTTGCTGTCGCAAGAAGCGGCGCCGGCCTTCAGCGCCTGGCTGGCCAGCATCAACCGCCTGATCGACCTGCAAGAACAACTGAACAACGAGGCGGCCGCCAATGCGCGCCGCATGGCCAATGGTTTCTTTGGCTGGATGGGGCTGCTGTGCGCGGGCGCGATCGCGGCCGGTTCGCTGGCGGCCTGGTACATCAGTCGCGGCCTGCTGCGCCAGCTGGGCGGCCAGCCGGACTATGCGGCCTCGATCGTCACCGCCATCGCCAGCGGCGACCTGGGCGTGGAAATCGTCACCCGTCCGGGCGACCGCGCCAGCCTCTTGTATGCGATGCAGGGCATGCGCGACAGCCTGGTGCGCATCGTCGCCCAGGTGCGCAACGGCACGCTGGCGATCGGCAGCGTGTCGACCGAGATCGCTGACGGCAACCGCGACCTGGCCAGCCGCACCGAACGCCAGAACGACACCCTGCAGGCGACCGCCGCCTCGGTCGAGCAACTGACCGGCACTGTGCGCCAGAATGCCGACAATGCGCGGCAAGCCAATGTGCTGGCCGAATCGGCGTCCGAAGTGGCGCTGCGCGGCGGCAAGGTCGTGGCCGAGGTCGTGCACACCATGGCCTCGATCAACGAGTCGTCGAAGAAAATCGTGGACATCATCGGCGTGATCGATGGCATCGCCTTCCAGACCAATATCCTGGCGCTCAATGCAGCCGTGGAAGCGGCGCGCGCCGGCGAGCAGGGCCGTGGCTTCGCGGTGGTGGCGACCGAGGTGCGCAACCTGGCGCAGCGCTCGGCGGCGGCGGCCAAGGAAATCAAGGTCCTGATCGGCAGTTCGGTCGAGCGGGTCGATGCCGGCGCGCGCCTGGTGGACCAGGCCGGCGCGACGATGGACGAGATCGTCAGCGGCGTCAAGCGCGTCACCGACATCATGGCCGAGATCAGCCATGCGACCGAGGAACAGAATGCCGGCATCGAGCAGGTCAATGGCGCGATCGGCCAGATCGACGACGCCACGCGCCAGAACGCGGAACTGGTGCAGCAGGCCAGCCAGGCTGCGGCATCGCTGGAGGAAGAGGCCGAGCGCCTGGCCCAGCTGGTCAGCATCTTCCGCCTGGACGGCGCGGCGAGTACGCCGGCGC
- a CDS encoding dipeptidyl-peptidase 3 family protein, producing the protein MKKFLAPLVLCAAIGAAFAPAVHAQTAPTVATAEQLQAMAKRFAPVELRADVAHLSKGDRAAIVKLIEAAKIIDTLQLRQRWAHNEALWKALKKDTTPLGRARLDAFWLNKGPWSNLDNNASFMPADYAGIEIPARKPEGANFYPEGATKASLENWIDGLAPEQKKDAQWFFTVIRTGPDGKLRTVKYSDEYRPELEQLAKLLREAAASTDNASLKKFLTLRADAFLSNDYLASDFAWMDLDSPVDVTIGPYETYNDELFGYKAAFEAYVSIRDPKETAKLDFFGKHLQELEDNLPLDKQYRNPKVGAIAPMVVVNEVYGAGDGNMGVQTAAYNLPNDERVIRERGSKRVMLKNVQQAKFASTLTPISKQVLKPADQKDLDFDSFFTHILAHEIMHGLGPHHTKKDGKDSTPRQDLKETYSTIEEAKADITGLWALQYMMDKGLLKDTLGQGAAAERKLYNTFLASSFRTLHFGLGSSHARGMAIQVNYLLDKGGFVAHDDGTFSVDFKKIKGAVIELDREFLTIEATGDHARAKAMMDKYVVIRPEVRRALDKLKAVPNDIRPAFVTADSLLGKAN; encoded by the coding sequence ATGAAGAAGTTCCTCGCACCACTCGTACTGTGCGCCGCCATCGGCGCTGCCTTTGCACCGGCCGTGCATGCGCAAACGGCGCCGACCGTTGCCACGGCCGAGCAACTGCAGGCCATGGCGAAGCGTTTCGCCCCGGTCGAACTGCGCGCCGACGTGGCGCACCTGTCAAAAGGCGACCGCGCCGCCATCGTCAAGCTCATCGAGGCGGCGAAGATCATCGACACCTTGCAGCTGCGCCAGCGCTGGGCCCACAACGAAGCGCTGTGGAAGGCGCTCAAGAAAGACACCACGCCGCTCGGCCGCGCGCGCCTGGACGCCTTCTGGCTCAACAAGGGCCCGTGGTCGAACCTCGACAACAATGCCTCGTTCATGCCGGCCGATTACGCCGGCATCGAGATCCCGGCGCGCAAGCCCGAAGGCGCCAACTTCTACCCGGAAGGCGCCACCAAGGCCTCGCTGGAAAACTGGATCGACGGCCTGGCGCCCGAACAGAAAAAGGACGCGCAGTGGTTCTTCACCGTGATCCGCACCGGCCCGGACGGCAAGCTGCGCACCGTGAAGTATTCGGACGAATACCGCCCCGAGCTGGAACAGCTGGCCAAGCTGCTGCGTGAAGCGGCGGCATCCACCGACAACGCCTCGCTCAAGAAATTCCTGACCTTGCGCGCCGACGCCTTCCTGAGTAACGACTACCTGGCCTCGGATTTCGCCTGGATGGACCTCGACTCGCCGGTCGACGTGACCATCGGGCCGTACGAAACCTATAACGACGAGCTGTTCGGCTACAAGGCGGCCTTCGAAGCCTATGTGAGCATCCGCGACCCCAAGGAGACGGCCAAGCTGGACTTCTTCGGCAAGCACCTGCAGGAACTCGAAGACAATCTGCCGCTCGACAAGCAGTACCGCAACCCGAAGGTCGGCGCCATCGCGCCGATGGTGGTGGTGAATGAAGTCTATGGCGCCGGCGACGGCAATATGGGTGTGCAGACCGCGGCCTACAATCTGCCGAACGACGAGCGCGTGATCCGCGAACGCGGTTCCAAGCGCGTGATGCTCAAGAACGTGCAGCAGGCGAAATTCGCGTCCACGCTGACCCCGATCAGCAAGCAGGTGCTCAAGCCCGCCGACCAGAAGGACCTGGACTTCGACTCCTTCTTCACCCACATCCTGGCGCACGAGATCATGCACGGCCTGGGGCCGCACCACACGAAGAAGGACGGCAAGGATTCGACCCCGCGCCAGGACCTGAAGGAAACCTATTCGACCATCGAGGAAGCCAAGGCCGACATCACCGGCCTGTGGGCGCTGCAGTACATGATGGACAAGGGGCTGCTGAAGGATACCCTGGGGCAGGGCGCGGCGGCCGAGCGCAAGCTGTACAACACCTTCCTGGCCTCGAGCTTCCGCACCCTGCATTTCGGCCTGGGCTCGTCGCACGCGCGCGGCATGGCGATCCAGGTCAACTACCTGCTCGACAAGGGCGGCTTTGTCGCCCATGACGACGGCACCTTCTCGGTCGACTTCAAGAAGATTAAGGGCGCCGTGATCGAGCTGGACCGCGAGTTCCTGACCATCGAAGCCACCGGCGACCATGCGCGCGCCAAGGCGATGATGGACAAATACGTGGTGATCCGGCCCGAGGTGCGCAGGGCGCTCGACAAGCTGAAGGCGGTGCCGAACGATATCCGTCCGGCGTTCGTGACGGCCGACAGCCTGCTTGGCAAGGCAAACTAA
- a CDS encoding efflux transporter outer membrane subunit, whose protein sequence is MFKPLATVLAIATLVSGCTTLGPDFQAPAAPAQTAFRHLDAGAAHDANEARLPASWWTVFNDATLDSLETRALNDNPGVKAAAQRLLQAQAQLGVVRAGQLPSVSVGAGVSNARTSAETSQGLALGGRSIEGNNYTVGASLSYELDLWGRVRRVVEASDAQALAAQDDRDGVILLLSSQVASSYWQLRGLDAELAILRDALATRRESQELVEARFNGGLSNELDVSRARIERANAETDLHEVQRQRNLVEHALATLVGSSPSAPLVAATPTLQLPQPPAIPVGLPASLVGQRPDLAASVAQLKAANAQIGVAEGAFYPALSLTGNFGYASQSLNDLTSGGARQFSAGPLALSLPVFDGGRNRANLALARARYDEAVANHETRLLTALREVEDALSDLRQRRQQGEAQAESQQAAARALLVAQARYERGVSTYLDVTDAQRSNLAADRAAAQIRTQRLLATVAVARALGGGWEQGEALATVR, encoded by the coding sequence CGCCACCCTGGTCAGCGGCTGCACCACCCTCGGCCCGGATTTCCAGGCGCCCGCCGCGCCGGCGCAGACGGCCTTCCGTCACCTCGACGCCGGCGCGGCGCATGATGCCAATGAGGCGCGCCTGCCCGCCAGCTGGTGGACCGTGTTCAACGACGCCACCCTCGACAGCCTCGAAACCCGCGCTTTGAACGACAACCCGGGCGTCAAGGCCGCCGCCCAGCGCCTGTTGCAGGCGCAGGCGCAACTGGGCGTGGTGCGCGCCGGCCAGCTGCCGAGCGTGTCGGTCGGCGCCGGCGTGTCGAATGCCCGCACCTCGGCCGAGACATCGCAGGGCCTGGCCCTGGGCGGGCGTTCGATCGAGGGCAACAACTACACGGTCGGCGCTTCGCTATCGTATGAGCTGGACTTGTGGGGCCGCGTGCGTAGGGTGGTCGAAGCCAGCGACGCCCAGGCGCTGGCGGCGCAGGATGACCGCGATGGCGTGATCCTGCTGCTCTCGAGCCAGGTCGCATCGTCGTACTGGCAGTTGCGCGGACTGGATGCCGAACTGGCGATCCTGCGTGATGCGCTGGCCACGCGGCGCGAGTCGCAAGAGTTGGTGGAAGCGCGCTTCAACGGCGGCCTGTCGAACGAGCTGGATGTGTCGCGCGCCCGCATCGAGCGCGCCAATGCCGAAACCGACCTGCACGAGGTGCAGCGCCAGCGCAACCTGGTCGAGCACGCGCTGGCCACGCTGGTCGGCAGCTCGCCCAGCGCGCCGCTGGTGGCGGCGACGCCGACCTTGCAACTGCCGCAGCCGCCCGCGATTCCGGTCGGCCTGCCGGCCAGCCTGGTGGGCCAGCGGCCCGACCTGGCGGCCAGCGTGGCGCAGTTGAAGGCGGCCAATGCGCAGATCGGCGTGGCCGAAGGCGCTTTCTATCCGGCGCTGTCGCTGACCGGGAATTTCGGCTATGCCTCGCAAAGCCTGAACGATTTGACGAGCGGCGGCGCGCGCCAGTTCTCGGCCGGGCCGCTGGCCTTGTCGCTGCCGGTGTTCGATGGCGGGCGCAATCGCGCCAACCTGGCGCTGGCCAGGGCGCGGTATGACGAGGCGGTGGCGAATCATGAAACCAGGCTGTTGACGGCGCTGCGCGAAGTGGAAGATGCGCTGTCCGACCTGCGCCAGCGCCGGCAGCAGGGCGAGGCGCAGGCCGAATCGCAGCAGGCGGCGGCGCGCGCCTTGCTGGTGGCGCAGGCGCGGTATGAGCGCGGCGTGTCGACCTATCTCGATGTGACCGATGCCCAGCGCAGCAATCTGGCCGCCGATCGGGCGGCGGCGCAGATCCGTACCCAGCGCCTGCTGGCGACGGTGGCGGTGGCGCGGGCCTTGGGCGGTGGGTGGGAACAGGGAGAGGCGTTGGCCACGGTGCGATAA